The following proteins are co-located in the Prionailurus viverrinus isolate Anna chromosome A1, UM_Priviv_1.0, whole genome shotgun sequence genome:
- the LOC125174701 gene encoding serine protease inhibitor Kazal-type 9-like, translated as MKATAFALLLALALTSIFNVECATHPQQVDCSKYEKFPRREEGFCYEIYAPICGSDGKTYGNDCFFCSEVRKTNNKLKFVHFGKC; from the exons ATGAAAGCAACAGCCTTTGCcctgctcttggctttggctttgaCATCCATCTTCA aTGTAGAATGTGCCACACACCCTCAACAG GTTGACTGCAGTAAATATGAGAAGTTCCCACGGAGAGAAGAGGGATTTTGTTATGAAATATATGCACCAATTTGTGGATCTGACGGCAAAACTTATGGCAATGATTGCTTCTTTTGTTCTGAAGTTCG GAAAACTAACAACAAACTGAAATTTGTACATTTTGGAAAGTGTTGA
- the SPINK7 gene encoding serine protease inhibitor Kazal-type 7, whose translation MKIIGGLLLFCTVTHFFSSSEAARLSLAKGDCSIYKKYPVVAIPCPITYLPVCGSDYITYGNECHLCIENLKSNGKVQFLHEGAC comes from the exons ATGAAGATCATTGGGGGTTTGCTCCTGTTCTGCACAGTGACCCATTTCTTCAGCAGCTCAG AAGCTGCTAGGCTATCTTTAGCAAAA GGGGACTGCAGCATTTACAAGAAGTACCCAGTGGTGGCCATCCCCTGCCCCATCACGTACCTGCCTGTCTGTGGCTCTGATTACATCACCTATGGGAATGAATGCCACCTATGCATTGAGAATTT GAAAAGTAACGGAAAAGTTCAGTTTCTTCATGAAGGAGCATGCTAA